In Mastacembelus armatus chromosome 5, fMasArm1.2, whole genome shotgun sequence, a single genomic region encodes these proteins:
- the LOC113130562 gene encoding myb-related transcription factor, partner of profilin-like isoform X1, protein MPLQLLQGMSSRKRRPNWTDQESLLLAQLMQERKDIIRGKCSTGVSLQDKRQAWEEIAQTINAAFPQIHRTVSDCNKKWENLLAKSREEIKRQKRQADTDEDLSLEHFSTVTQIVINVMNLTDMLQQDREGKNSCDKDGNNHAVAENFSSKHPLIEYELSTFTSNIQYPVLSTSPAEQKITAITSVSDSVPVQASTPCAAVFTASGKHSATPCSTSSPSVQCTTLQERMDLEMSVLRRQEEVLKLQEEYYTLKIKLIKKQMEESRQKDGRN, encoded by the exons ATGCCTTTACAACTTCTCCAAGGGATGTCCAGCAGGAAGAGAAGACCAAACTGGACAGACCAGGAGAGTCTCCTTCTTGCCCAGTTAATGCAGGAGAGGAAAGACATAATCAGAGGAAAGTGCAGCACTGGAGTATCATTACAAGATAAAAGACAAGCGTGGGAGGAGATAGCCCAAACCATCAATGCTGCCTTTCCACAGATTCATCGTACGGTTTCTGACTGTAACAAAAAGTGGGAAAATCTGCTGGCAAAGTCAAGAGAGGAGATCAAACGTCAGAAAAGGCAAGCGGATACAG ATGAAGACCTGTCCCTTGAACATTTCAGTACTGTGACCCAAATAGTGATTAATGTGATGAACCTCACAGACATGCTGCAACAGGACAGAGAAGGTAAAAACAG ctgtgaTAAAGACGGAAACAATCACGCAGTAGCTGAAAACTTCTCAAGCAAGCATCCACTGATTGAGTATGAGCTCTCAACATTCACATCAAATATCCAGTATCCAGTTCTGTCCACATCTCCAGCAGAACAAAAAATAACAGCTATTACTAGCGTCTCTGACTCCGTCCCAGTACAGGCCAGCACTCCTTGTGCTGCTGTCTTTACAGCCTCTGGAAAACACTCAGCCACCCCCTGCTCCACTTCTTCACCCTCAGTGCAATGCACAACTTTGCAAGAGCGAATGGATTTGGAAATGTCTGTGCTGAGAAGACAAGAGGAAGTCCTCAAGCTGCAAGAGGAATATTACACACTAAAAATCAAGCTGATTAAAAAGCAAATGGAAGAGTCACGTCAGAAGGATGGACGTAATTAG
- the LOC113130562 gene encoding myb/SANT-like DNA-binding domain-containing protein 4 isoform X2 yields MPLQLLQGMSSRKRRPNWTDQESLLLAQLMQERKDIIRGKCSTGVSLQDKRQAWEEIAQTINAAFPQIHRTVSDCNKKWENLLAKSREEIKRQKRQADTDEDLSLEHFSTVTQIVINVMNLTDMLQQDREAVIKTETITQ; encoded by the exons ATGCCTTTACAACTTCTCCAAGGGATGTCCAGCAGGAAGAGAAGACCAAACTGGACAGACCAGGAGAGTCTCCTTCTTGCCCAGTTAATGCAGGAGAGGAAAGACATAATCAGAGGAAAGTGCAGCACTGGAGTATCATTACAAGATAAAAGACAAGCGTGGGAGGAGATAGCCCAAACCATCAATGCTGCCTTTCCACAGATTCATCGTACGGTTTCTGACTGTAACAAAAAGTGGGAAAATCTGCTGGCAAAGTCAAGAGAGGAGATCAAACGTCAGAAAAGGCAAGCGGATACAG ATGAAGACCTGTCCCTTGAACATTTCAGTACTGTGACCCAAATAGTGATTAATGTGATGAACCTCACAGACATGCTGCAACAGGACAGAGAAG ctgtgaTAAAGACGGAAACAATCACGCAGTAG